Part of the Triticum aestivum cultivar Chinese Spring chromosome 4D, IWGSC CS RefSeq v2.1, whole genome shotgun sequence genome is shown below.
tcacgttaaatagggcaccatctaaatccgttgagacgacgccttatgaactatggtttggcaagaaaccaaagttgtcgtttcttaaagtttggggctacgatgcttatgtgaaaaagcttcaacctgataagctcgaacccaaatcggagaaatgtgtcttcataggatacccaaaggagactgttgggtacaccttctatcgcagatccgaaggcaagacttttgttgctaaatttggatcctttctagagaaggagtttctctcgaaagaagtgagtgggaggaaagtagaacttgatgaggtaactgtacctgctccctttttggaaagtagttcatcacagaaaccggttcctgtgacacctacaccaattagtgaggaagctaatgatgatgatcacgaaacttcagatcaagttactaccgaacctcgtaggtcaactagagtaagatccgcaccaaagtggtacggtaatcctgttctggaggtcatgttactagaccatgacgaacctacgaactatgaggaagcgatgatgagcccagattacgcaaaatggcttgaaatctgagatgggatccatgtatgagaacaaagtacggactttggttgacttgccgatgatcggcaagccatagagaataaatggatcttcaagaagaagactgacgctgacggtaatgttactgtctacaaagctcgacttgttgcgaaaggtttttgacaagttcaaggagttgactacgatgagaccttctcacccgtagcgatgcttaagttcgtctgaatcatgttagcaattgccgcattttatgattatgaaatttggcaaatggatgtaaagacatcattcctgaatggatttctggaagaagagttgtatatgatgcaaccggaaggttttattgatccaaagggtgctaacaaagtgtgcaagctacagcgatccatttatggactggtgcaagcctgtcggagttggaataaacgttttgatagtgtgatcaaagcatatggttttatacagacttttggagaagcctgtatttacaagaaagtgagtgggagctctgtagcatttctaatattatatgtggatgacatattgttgattggaaatagtgtagaatttctggatagcataaaaggatacttgaataagagtttttcaatgaaagacctcggtgaagctgcttacatattgggcatcaagatctatagagatagatcaagacgcttaaggcacataccttgacaaagttttgaagaagttcaaaatggatcaggcaaagaaagggttcttgcctgtgttacaaggtgtgaagttgagtaagactcaatgcccgaccactgcagaagatagagagaaaatgaaagatgttccctatgcttcagccataggctctatcatgtatgcaatgctatgtaccagacctgatgtgtgccttgctattagtttagcagggaggtaccaaagtaatccaggagtggatcactggacaacggtcaagaacatcgtgaaatacctaaaaaggactaaggatatgtttctcgtttatggaggtgacaaagagctcatcgtaagtggttacgttgatgcaagctttgacactgatccggacgattctaaatcgcaaaccggatacgtatttatattgaacggtggagctgtcagttggagaagttctaaacaaagcgtcgttgcgggatctacgtgtgaagcggagtacattgctgcttcggaagcagcgaatgaaggagtctggatgatggagttcatatccgatctaggtgtcatacctagtgcatcgggttcaatgaaaatcttttgtgacaatactagtgcaattgccttggcaaaggaatccagatttcacaagagaaccaagcacatcaagagacgcttcaactccatccgggatcaagtccaggtgggagacatagagattttcaagattcatacggatctgaatgttgcagacccattgactaagcctcttccacgagtaaaacaagatcagcaccaaggctccatgggtgttagaatcattactgtgtaatctagattattgactctagtgcaagtgggagactgaaggaaatatgccctagaggcaataataaagttattatttatttccttatatcatgataaatgtttattattcatgctagaattgtattaaccggaaacatgatacatgtgtgaatacatagacaaacaaagtgtcactagtatgcctctacttgactagatcgttagtcaaagatggttatgtttcctagccatagacatgagttgtcatttggttaacgggatcacataattaggagaatgatgtgattgacttgacccattccgttagcttagcacttgatcgtttagtatgttgctattgctttcttcatgacttatacatgttcctatgactatgagattatgcaactcccgtttactggaggaacactttgtgtgctaccaaacgtcacaatgtaactgggtgattataaaggtgctctacaggtgtctccgaaggtacttgttgagttggcgtatttcgagattaggatttttcactccgattgtcggagaggtatctctggggcccctcggtaatacacatcactataagccttgcaagcattgtaactaatgagttagttgcgggatgatgtattacggaacgagtaaagagacttgctggtaacgagattgaactaggtattgagataccgacgatcgaacctcgggcaagtaacataccgatgacaaagggaacaacgtatgttgttatgcggtttgaccgataaagatcttcgtagaatatgtgggagccaatatgagcatccaggttctgctattggttattgaccggagacatgtctcggtcatgtctacatagttctcgaacccgtagggtccgcacgcttaaagttcggtgacgatcggtattatgagttttgtgttttgatgtaccgaaggtagttcggagtcccggatatgatcacggacatgacgaggtgtctcgaaatggtcgagacgtaaagatcgatatattggatgactatgttcggagaCCGGAAAGGTTCtggaaggtttcagacatataccggagtaccggggggttaccggaaccccccggggagttaattaggcctcatgggccttagtgggagaagaggaggggcggccagggcagccgcgcgccccctccccctctagtccgaattggacaaggagggggggcgcccccctttttttccttctcctcctctctcccttccttcccttctcctactccaacaaggaaaaggaggagtcctactcccggtgggagtaggactccccccttggcgcgccctccttggccggccgcctctcccccccttgctcctttatatacgggggcagggggcacctctagacacaacaattgatcattgatctcttagccgtgtgcggtgcccccctccaccataatccacctcggtcatatcgtagtggtgcttaggcgaagccctgcgtcggtagcaacatcatcaccgtcatcacgccatcgtgctaacggaactctcccgtgaagctctgctggatcggagtccgcgggacgtcatcgagctgaacgtgtgctgaactcggaggtgccgtacgttcggtacatggatcggtcggatcgtgaagacgtacgactacatcaaccgcgttgtgctaacgcttccgctttcggtctacgagggtacgtggacaacactctcccctctcgttgctatgcatcaccatgatcttgcgtgtgcgtaggaaattttttgaaattactacgttccccaacaatatgatcTAGTATCACTAGAGATTTGCTAGCAGTAAACGCTCGCGCCCGGAAAAGTCGGATCTAGGCGATCAAGGAGGCGAAGAGGGATCCCTTGCGCGCCGCCGATGACGCTgccggttccctctctctccgtcgaccgctccggcggcgggagggagggggaacctcgggtctgtttgctaggtgggtgtgtggtagggttagggttgagggagacgctgccgaggccgttgcggaggtgtcccgtcggaataagtttctccgggctccattcgcggtcaggcgaggcttttgccttcgtctaagagccagcggtgttggggatccccggatctcgtcgaggtcgcgggctatggtgGTTGGAGGTCCATCGGCACTGGCTGTTTGGATCCTCAGATGGGCGATGGAGAGGCAGGGAGACGAAgacctttcttcttccttgttggtatgatttgctgctgatgttcttctccttcctctgcgctgatgctggtgggagatcctgctttgtccgggcggatggcccggccgcggtgctggaccggtcggatgactcgagttctcttccttccggaagggacacttttcgcggtactcaaagccaaagatggcgacggctgttgcaggtgtgttggattgatgtccatgccctctcagcgctggtgtcaagaaaggaggaagcagcgtggcggcaattgtatcgtggtcgaagatgatgacctgtttgcgactggttgcagatccttctgctgcaggggtcttctctcaagattcagggaCGATGACACAGGGCTCTGGAGATCTTCGTGTGTGATGGTTGTCTTAgggtactctaggtgttcatggtcctttgtgTTTGCATTTCAGTGTGCTTGTAGGGGTCAACTACTTTGTACTGATTCGTGATTTGAATGAAAAAATTTCTTAAAAAAAAGTATCACTAGAGATTTTTACCCCATGCATTGATGCGGTATTATTTTTAATTATTTAAGTGGGATTTGCATGCATGAAACATTAGTATTTAGATTAGCAATATGGGAATAAAAATAGAtataaaataaattaataatatGAGAACAAAAATAAAAGACATAAGTTTTTCTTTGACTAATTTATAGTTGTAGAATATTTATCGAATATGGGTAGCATGCGTGGTGTGCCTTTTTATATGCATGGTGGTAATGAGTTGGCATTGGCATGGTGACAAGCATGATGAGTTGGCATGATTGCATGTTGAAAGAATTATAGTTAGTGGGGATTAACTATTTAGGTATACTAGATGATATCATGCATGTTGTTGCGGGAACGTTTTGCAATATATTATAGTTTGATTACTTGAAATAATAATACTGATTATATAGGATGTATTGTGTTTGACTATTATATAGTTCTAAATTGTTTATTAAATGGAAATTCCCATGCATGTTGCATGTGAAGGTGGTTTTTTCTATGCATGTTTTTTTACCATGGAAAGTAGGGAAAGTCCCTACTGCATGTCATTTTCATTAATATAATCAGATAGTGTTGTTACAATGAGCAACAAAGAAGTTGCATGATGTTATTGAGGTTAGTGCTAAAAAGCAAACACTACTTATACACTATCTATCCAGGATCTCAAGCCATCCTTGATGCTAGGCTTGACCCTCATCAATGTGTTGTGGAAAGTGCTGATGAAATCATTCTTGCATTGGCTTATTGAGCACTGAATTCCTTCAAAAACTTTATCATTTCTTTGATTCCATATGCTCCAACACCCAATGATTATAATTTCCATGAGAAAATCCATGTTGTATCTCTGCTTGCCATCAAGTATCATATTGTGTATGTTGACATCAGTGTTCCATTCCATGCCAATACTCCACCAGAAATCTTGACTGAAAGGGCAGTAAAAAATTAGATGCACTCTTGTATGATCTTCACATAGTGAGCATTTGTGTTGTCCAGATGAAATTGTTTACTGGTTAGCAGGGCACATGCATGAAGTCTGTCTTGTAACAGAAGCCAGAAGAAGAATTTGTGCCTTCGGATGCAAGAAGTTTTCCATATCCATCTGATAGGTGGGGAGGGGGTTCATTCGTTCCCATAAGAGCATTGTATATATTTTTAATTTTATATGAAGAAGCCATTTGAAATTCCATTGGTCTCTATCTTGATTTTTTTTAGATACTCGAAGGTGTTGCACATTTGTGTAAATTGATGGAATGCAATATTGGACAATGGTAGCTGAAACATGGAGTGATAGCTATCAGAGTGCTTGGCCTTATGAATGGTGATATTACCATCATTAGCAAATGAGTGTAGCTGGGGAAATTTATCCATCAGGGCTTGACCGCACCATTTATCTTTCCATAGCAAAATAGTGTCACCATTGTTGGTAGTGCATGAGGTTAAACAGTAATATAGATCATAGAGCTTCATGCCGcctctccaccagaaagatccttTGTATGAGCATGCCTGAGGTGCAGTGTTATTGTGATTGTGAGCTTGCCATATAAGTTTGACCCAGGGGACATCAGCATGGGTAAAAAACTTGTGCAGATGTTTCATTATGAGAGCAATGTTTTGGATCTTGAGATTAAGCACTCCAAGTCCACCGAGTTCTTTTAGGTTTGCGTACCATCTGCCAGTTGGCAAGGCAATTACCTTTCTTGTTGATGTCCTTTCCATGCCAGAGAAAATTTATTCCTGCTTTGTTTACATGTTCCAGTACAGTGACATGAATTCTGAAAGTGCACATTGCAAATATTGGCATGGATGCAACATACGTGAGTCTGTCAGGATAGTTCATGAAGTTTGCCACTCCAGATAATTTTCTGTTGATTCTTGAGATAATGGGCATTTAAATATGCATGTTGCATGTTGTGGCGAATCTTTTCCCACTGCATGCTGAAGTGGCATACTAGCATGTTGAGAGAAGAGGAAAAAAAGGTTTAGTGCAAGGAAAATTATCTGTTGGCACATTCGAGTTATATGAAGCTTTTACTTAATTGTACTTAAATATGGACTTTTTTTGGAAGGTCGAAGATATTTCATAGATTTTTTTCCAGTTATTATTCACGGATTTTTTTAAAGTTGTGTGAACATTTTATTTGACAAATGTGAGCATTTTATTTACACAAGTATACATTTTGCAAGGAGTGAGGAACATGTTTAGAAGATTTTAATTTGCATCAAGTACGTTTATTTGTTGATTTTGCTGCAGATTCTATTATTTTTTTGTTTCAACAGTTTATTTTAAAAATTGTTATTTTCATATAAGGATGGAACATAATTTTAAAAATTATTTACCCCAAAGTTTTTTTACATGTTGAACAATTTTATTGGTACTAATGTGAACATTTTGTTCGATACAAAGGGGCTTTCGTTTGACTCACACAAGCCTTTTCACATGTTTTACAAACTAGTTTGTCCTCATTGTCTATCACGTGGGTCTCCTGTTAAAGACGGGCCCACATGTGCGATGCTTTGGGTCACATGGACACATGTGTCTGCTTCGAGTGATTCTGAATCCTATTCTTTGCCTTTAGCGTAGGATAGGTGTGAAGAGTGATCTTGCTTATGGGCACGTACATGGGCATTTATGTACATGACCATTTTACATTTTTGTTCTGTAATAATACATAAACATGTCTTTTGAGAGATGTGAATGTTTTAAAAGTGCGTGGACATTTGCTATTGGAGCTATGAACATCTATGTTAAAATACATGAAAACTTTCTTTTCACAATAGGCACATCTTTTTATGTCAATATCAAATTATTTATGATGGCAGTTTTTAAATCTATAAACATAAAAATACatattttcatttaaaaaaattatGTGTTAATGGGCTTCTGCAGTAGCCGGTCCAGGTAGAAGCTTTGCGACGACTACTTCAGAAGCCCATTAACCTTATTCCTGTGTCCTGGCCTTTGCACCGACGGAAATATGGGCCTTCTCAGTgagcatttcctatttggcgccacaggcgccagttaactggcgcctgtggcgtccggaaatgggccggcccatctaggcgccggttgatttttgtttttgaaaattctgtgaacttttctaaatatctatgaacttttttaaatAAAGTCAACAGTTTTTTTCAGATTGATGATCTTTTTCGaatatcgatgaacttttttgaaatttgatgacaTCTTTTTGAAAATGGATGAATTGTTTTTATTTATGATTTTTTAAGTTCAATGAACTTTTCCTAAAAATACATGAACTTATTTtgaatttctatgaacttttttcaaatttgatgaactttttgaaaaattaatgaactttttataaattggatgaactttttttcaatttgaatgaactttttttcaaattaatgaacttttttcaaaattgatgaaccttttttaaagATATGAATTTTTTTCTTTAAATCTGTAAACCTTTTTTGATTTCATATTTTTATTTTCGtaacagaaaaacaaaaaaactggggcagcaagctagtgggccggcccatgctaTCAGCGACCCTATTCCTCCGTCCCCGGCCTTCTGGCGTCAGTAGTGGGTTGTCCTACCGctcaaaaaaataaataataaactgGGTCGTCATTGGCAAGATGAAAACCGTGTCCTCCCAGCGAAGACGAACTCACCTGTACAGCGCCTTCTCTAACCTTAGCCCAGCAGATAGCAGATTAGAAGAAGATAGGAGagaagagcagagcagagcagaacaGAGAGCAGCCGACTCCTCCCTCCCAGCGCACAGCCATGGCCACCACAACCTTATCCCTCCACGGGctcccgtccccgaccgccaaGAAGCTCACCTCCTCCTTCCtcggcgccccctcctccttcctccgccCGGCGGCACTCGCGGCCGCGGCCACGCCCGCGCGGAGGGTGTTCGCCGTCAGGGCCATGGCGCCCCCCAAGCCCGGGGCCAAGCCCAAGAAAGGTCCGTGCCTGCGCTCGCCTCCACCTTCATCCCACCCGGCATGGTCTTGTGCGGCCCCCGTCTAGTGCTCCGGCTAAACTGCGCCCGATATGTGTGTGGTTAATGTTCTGCAGTGGTGGGCATCATAAAGCTGGCGCTGGAGGCGGGCAAAGCGACGCCGGCGCCGCCCGTCGGCCCCGCGCTCGGCGCCAAGGGTGTCAACATCATGGCCTTCTGCAAGGACTACAATGCCAAGACGGCCGACAAGCCCGGCTACATCATCCCCGTCGAGATCACCGTGTTCGATGTGAGCCTGCACTGCTGGTTAATCCCCCGAGTCTGAATGTTAAATGTGTGTGCAGAATGCATTGGTAATGTGGGTTGATTCTCATGATGCGTGTGCCATTGCCTTTGTGTTTTGCAGGATAAGAGCTTCACCTTTATCTTGAAGACACCCCCTGCATCAGTGCTGCTCCTCAAGGCTGCAGGTATGCACCCGGATGATTAGCATCAAATTGTACATAATTTGAGGTTCATGCACCATATTGAAGATATATGGCCATATGGGGTTAATTGGGCAAAAGGTAAATGCAGTAGCTAGATTGATTTGTTAGTGTCTGTGGGAGCCTAGCTTGTTcaaattctactccctccgttcccaaatataagtctttctagagattccaacaagtgactacatacggag
Proteins encoded:
- the LOC123099005 gene encoding 50S ribosomal protein L11, chloroplastic, whose protein sequence is MATTTLSLHGLPSPTAKKLTSSFLGAPSSFLRPAALAAAATPARRVFAVRAMAPPKPGAKPKKVVGIIKLALEAGKATPAPPVGPALGAKGVNIMAFCKDYNAKTADKPGYIIPVEITVFDDKSFTFILKTPPASVLLLKAAGVEKGSKEPQREKVGKVTVDQVRTIAQEKLPDLNCKTIESAMRIIAGTAANMGIDVDPPILVKKEKVVF